A genomic region of Streptosporangium lutulentum contains the following coding sequences:
- a CDS encoding TetR/AcrR family transcriptional regulator produces the protein MPRQSDDASIDGPRRRRRSPTRKGRPTLTKDLISQAMLDLAGARGFREVTMRLLADHLGVTVRALYNYVDDRQEIVDRASQLFAAEWPVPRLDPQAWEHSIAEYGTALRAAYRRYPRALLVSLDEQIRDPAIHPDRLTHTDALLGMLRTIGLSVTEAQIVHRDLTIRVFGFVLLVDYRQDLGYPVMDNTPVPPHWLAAHPHLTVPHLREAVAAAPLMSVDEAFDHTMYGLIITVRDLLAAAQNAR, from the coding sequence GTGCCCCGCCAATCCGACGACGCCAGCATCGACGGCCCACGCCGCCGTCGGCGTTCGCCCACCCGCAAGGGCCGCCCGACGCTGACGAAGGACCTGATCAGTCAGGCGATGCTCGACCTGGCCGGTGCGCGCGGATTCCGGGAGGTGACCATGCGCCTGCTCGCCGACCACCTCGGCGTGACGGTCCGGGCGTTGTACAACTACGTCGATGACCGTCAAGAGATCGTCGACCGTGCGTCACAGCTGTTCGCGGCAGAATGGCCGGTGCCTCGCCTGGATCCGCAAGCGTGGGAACACAGCATCGCCGAGTACGGGACCGCGCTTCGTGCGGCCTACCGGCGCTACCCCCGCGCCTTGCTGGTCTCGTTGGATGAGCAGATCCGGGACCCCGCCATCCATCCAGACCGGCTCACTCACACCGACGCGCTCCTTGGAATGTTGCGGACGATCGGGCTGAGCGTCACCGAGGCCCAGATCGTGCACCGTGACCTCACCATACGAGTGTTCGGATTCGTACTCCTCGTGGACTACCGCCAGGACCTGGGCTACCCGGTCATGGACAACACTCCCGTACCGCCGCATTGGTTGGCGGCGCATCCCCACCTGACCGTCCCACACCTGCGAGAAGCGGTCGCCGCCGCTCCACTGATGAGCGTCGACGAAGCGTTCGACCACACCATGTACGGGCTGATCATCACTGTACGAGATCTCCTGGCCGCCGCACAGAACGCCCGCTAG
- a CDS encoding transposase, translating to MSFLKTLRARWPGEKLHVIMDNYSPHKHREVRAWAAANDVELVFLPTYGSWLNWIESEFAALRYYALNGTDHRSHAEQNAAIGAYVRWRNAQARPKTNFAASSPIRSWTSYPAKVA from the coding sequence TTGTCCTTCCTCAAGACGCTCCGGGCGCGCTGGCCTGGCGAAAAACTGCATGTGATCATGGATAACTACTCGCCGCACAAGCACCGCGAGGTCCGCGCCTGGGCGGCTGCCAACGATGTCGAGCTGGTGTTCCTGCCGACCTATGGCTCGTGGTTGAACTGGATCGAGTCAGAATTCGCCGCCTTGCGCTACTACGCCCTCAATGGCACTGATCACCGCAGCCATGCCGAGCAGAACGCGGCGATCGGCGCCTATGTGCGCTGGCGCAACGCCCAAGCCCGGCCCAAGACGAACTTCGCCGCCAGCTCACCCATCAGAAGCTGGACCAGTTACCCGGCCAAGGTTGCGTGA
- a CDS encoding IS3 family transposase (programmed frameshift): MAMKAYSVEFKTDAVALYLSDPSRTYASVAKDLGVNRETLRLWVHQARSAGTAPKTGSVKRPPTGLVTSGNVLEEENKQLRARIRELELEREILRRAAKYFAGGDELVSRFQFVADHRDAFGVKRLCRVLEVSRSGFYRWVAATPARAVRTAADAALAAEIRQIHADFDGTYGSPRVTAELRDAGRRVNHKRVARIMRVFGIVGLHLRKRVRTTVPEPSHQKMPDLIKRDFTAAAPNQRYVGDITYLPVGEGQFLYLATVLDLHSRRLAGWSIADHMRTELVTDALRAAAATRGGDLAGAVFHSDHGAQYTSADFAAVCKEFGVRQSMGAVGTSADNAAAEAFNATLKRETLQGAKRWSSARQARLEVFKWITRYNTRRRHSSLNYLSPITYEQRSDRVLLAA, encoded by the exons GTGGCCATGAAGGCCTACTCAGTTGAGTTCAAGACAGACGCCGTCGCGTTGTATCTGTCGGACCCGTCGCGGACGTACGCGTCGGTGGCCAAGGACCTGGGCGTCAACCGTGAGACGTTGCGCCTGTGGGTGCACCAGGCGCGGTCTGCCGGCACTGCTCCGAAGACGGGCTCGGTGAAGAGGCCGCCGACGGGATTGGTAACCTCCGGCAACGTGCTGGAAGAGGAGAACAAGCAGTTGCGGGCCCGGATCCGGGAACTGGAGCTGGAGCGCGAGATTTTGCGGCGGGCGGCCAAGTATTTCGCCGGGG GAGACGAACTGGTGAGTCGCTTCCAGTTCGTTGCCGATCACCGTGACGCCTTCGGGGTGAAGCGACTGTGCCGAGTGCTGGAGGTCTCCCGGTCGGGGTTCTATCGGTGGGTGGCCGCCACACCGGCGAGGGCGGTGCGGACGGCGGCCGACGCTGCGCTCGCGGCGGAGATCAGGCAGATCCACGCCGACTTCGATGGCACCTACGGCAGCCCGCGGGTGACTGCCGAGCTGCGCGATGCGGGCCGGCGGGTCAATCACAAGCGGGTGGCGCGGATCATGCGGGTCTTCGGCATCGTCGGGCTGCATCTGCGTAAGAGGGTCCGCACCACGGTGCCCGAGCCCTCCCATCAGAAGATGCCCGACCTGATCAAGCGGGACTTCACCGCGGCCGCGCCGAACCAGCGGTACGTGGGCGACATCACCTATCTGCCCGTCGGTGAGGGACAGTTCTTGTATCTCGCGACGGTGCTGGACCTGCATTCACGTCGCCTGGCTGGTTGGTCGATCGCCGATCACATGCGCACCGAGCTGGTGACCGACGCGCTGCGGGCAGCCGCCGCCACGCGGGGTGGTGACCTGGCCGGGGCGGTCTTTCACTCCGATCACGGGGCGCAATACACCTCCGCCGACTTCGCCGCCGTGTGCAAGGAGTTCGGTGTTCGCCAGTCGATGGGCGCCGTCGGGACAAGCGCGGACAACGCTGCCGCCGAGGCGTTCAACGCCACTCTCAAACGCGAGACGCTGCAGGGCGCCAAACGCTGGTCCTCGGCCCGCCAGGCTCGCCTGGAGGTCTTCAAGTGGATCACTCGCTACAACACCCGAAGGAGGCACTCCAGCCTGAACTACCTCAGCCCGATCACCTACGAGCAGCGGTCCGATAGGGTCCTGCTCGCCGCATGA
- a CDS encoding IS630 family transposase, whose translation MARRPEVFVRPLSMEEGRRLQRITRTAKDPIKLRRAIVVMMSGQGQSVPDITSLMQVGDDYVRDVIHAFNERGFDALDPKWSGGRPPAISERVRERICLIAKTVPAEWGIAGMSTWSLRTLAEHLIARGVVAAISREHLRRILRKGGVSWQTTTTWKASTDPHFIAKMRRVLKLYDSPPADGRVICVDELGPLNLLPRKGKRWRPQGSPARLRATYHRYDGVMQMIAALDLATGKLFYRIRKRKRWRELGLGPKMWTPAVMRRAGPYRTAARR comes from the coding sequence ATGGCGCGCCGACCAGAGGTGTTCGTCCGGCCGTTGTCGATGGAGGAAGGCCGCAGACTGCAGCGGATCACGAGGACCGCGAAGGATCCGATCAAGTTGCGGCGGGCGATCGTGGTGATGATGTCCGGCCAGGGCCAGTCGGTGCCGGACATCACCTCGTTGATGCAGGTCGGTGACGACTACGTCCGTGATGTCATCCACGCCTTCAACGAGCGGGGGTTTGACGCGCTGGACCCAAAATGGAGCGGGGGCCGTCCCCCGGCGATCAGTGAGCGGGTGCGTGAGCGCATCTGCCTGATCGCCAAGACGGTCCCCGCTGAGTGGGGCATCGCCGGCATGTCGACCTGGAGCCTGCGCACGCTGGCCGAGCACCTCATCGCCCGAGGGGTGGTGGCGGCGATCAGCCGCGAGCATCTGCGGCGGATCCTGCGCAAGGGCGGGGTGAGCTGGCAGACCACCACGACGTGGAAGGCATCCACCGACCCGCACTTCATCGCCAAGATGCGACGCGTGCTGAAGCTGTATGACAGCCCGCCCGCTGATGGGCGGGTGATCTGCGTCGATGAGCTCGGGCCGCTGAATCTGCTGCCGCGTAAGGGCAAACGGTGGCGACCTCAGGGTTCACCGGCCCGGCTGCGGGCCACCTACCATCGCTACGACGGCGTCATGCAGATGATCGCGGCCCTGGATCTGGCCACCGGCAAGCTGTTTTACCGCATCCGCAAACGCAAACGCTGGCGGGAGTTGGGCCTTGGCCCCAAAATGTGGACACCAGCTGTCATGCGGCGAGCAGGACCCTATCGGACCGCTGCTCGTAGGTGA
- a CDS encoding IS701 family transposase, producing MTPQELEAVRARLETFAAEVFSCFARADQRRWGERYVRGLLTDGARKSMEPMAARLGVDRQGLQQFLTDAPWSHQLVLAELAWRMDTAINPAAWVVDDVSFVKDGEESPGVAPQYCGALGKTANCQVAPSVHLVTDVASCPVNWRLFVPEGWDAASPRTEDSAAVAARRQRARIPADITHVPKWQLALDMIDELCCWGLEAPLVVADEGYGQDGAFRLGLTERGIGYVVGVRSDTALLGIDAGRTVAPYAGTGRRPVPRYRDKPRSAQQIVTAAGRRALHAVTWRAGSKGPLRSRFVALRVRPAGLRIRRAHMGEDLPVCWLLAEWPPGESEPTKYWLSTLPADIPLRRLVRLAKIRWRIEHDYRELKTGLGLDHFEGRTWSGWHHHVTLASVAHAFCTLERLDPKVPAAV from the coding sequence ATGACCCCTCAAGAACTCGAGGCCGTGCGGGCGCGACTGGAGACGTTCGCCGCCGAGGTGTTCTCCTGTTTCGCCCGTGCTGATCAGCGGCGATGGGGCGAACGATATGTGCGCGGCCTGCTGACCGACGGGGCCCGTAAATCGATGGAGCCGATGGCGGCCCGGCTGGGCGTGGACCGCCAGGGGCTGCAGCAGTTTCTCACCGACGCCCCCTGGTCACATCAACTGGTGCTGGCCGAGCTGGCCTGGCGGATGGACACGGCGATCAACCCGGCCGCCTGGGTGGTCGATGATGTGTCCTTTGTCAAGGATGGTGAGGAGTCGCCGGGAGTGGCCCCGCAGTACTGCGGGGCGCTGGGCAAGACCGCTAACTGCCAGGTCGCCCCGAGTGTGCACCTGGTCACCGACGTCGCGTCCTGTCCGGTGAACTGGCGGCTGTTCGTGCCCGAGGGGTGGGATGCGGCCTCACCGCGCACGGAGGATTCGGCCGCGGTGGCGGCGCGCAGGCAACGGGCCCGGATCCCCGCGGACATCACTCATGTGCCCAAGTGGCAGCTGGCTTTGGACATGATCGATGAGCTGTGTTGCTGGGGGCTGGAGGCGCCGCTGGTGGTCGCCGATGAGGGCTATGGCCAAGACGGGGCCTTTCGTCTGGGCTTGACCGAGCGTGGCATCGGCTACGTGGTGGGGGTGCGCTCCGATACCGCGCTGCTGGGCATCGATGCCGGCCGGACGGTCGCGCCGTATGCGGGGACTGGGCGGCGGCCGGTGCCGCGTTATCGAGACAAGCCGCGCTCAGCCCAGCAGATCGTGACCGCCGCCGGACGGCGCGCGCTGCACGCGGTGACCTGGCGGGCCGGGTCCAAGGGGCCGTTGCGCTCACGGTTTGTCGCGCTGCGGGTACGGCCGGCGGGGCTACGGATCCGCCGCGCGCACATGGGCGAGGATCTGCCGGTGTGCTGGCTGCTGGCCGAATGGCCACCTGGTGAGAGCGAGCCGACCAAATACTGGCTGTCCACCCTCCCGGCAGACATCCCGCTACGGCGCCTGGTGCGCCTGGCCAAAATCCGCTGGCGCATCGAACACGACTACCGGGAGTTGAAGACCGGCCTGGGTCTGGACCACTTCGAGGGCCGCACCTGGAGTGGCTGGCACCATCACGTGACCCTGGCCTCGGTCGCACACGCCTTCTGCACCCTGGAGCGGCTCGACCCAAAAGTGCCGGCTGCGGTTTGA
- a CDS encoding RNA polymerase sigma factor — MVTDTLGAVNDAGTIAGSLDDPEAFAALFDRYSTMLYRYVSFRLGPEVAEDLVGETFLIAFRRRGSYDLSYRDARPWLFGIATKLITRYRRTEVSRYRALERQDPVRSVDGPEEAITHDLTAEGSRPALLHALSLLSRGDRDVLLLVAWSDMTYEEAARALDIPVGTVKSRLNRARRKVREALGGVNPLKEDIDG; from the coding sequence ATGGTGACTGACACGCTGGGCGCGGTGAATGACGCCGGGACCATCGCGGGCTCCCTCGACGACCCGGAGGCGTTCGCAGCCCTGTTCGACCGCTACAGCACGATGCTCTACCGGTACGTCTCCTTCCGGCTCGGCCCCGAGGTTGCCGAGGATCTCGTCGGAGAGACGTTCCTGATCGCGTTTCGGAGGCGTGGGTCCTACGACCTCTCCTACCGCGATGCCCGGCCGTGGCTGTTCGGAATCGCGACCAAGCTCATCACCCGGTATCGCAGGACCGAGGTCAGCCGTTACCGCGCCCTGGAACGGCAGGACCCCGTTCGGAGCGTCGACGGGCCAGAGGAAGCGATCACGCACGACCTCACCGCTGAGGGATCACGGCCGGCTCTGCTCCACGCGCTCTCGCTGCTTTCGCGAGGCGATCGGGACGTGCTGCTTCTCGTCGCCTGGAGCGACATGACTTACGAGGAGGCGGCCCGAGCACTCGACATCCCGGTCGGCACGGTCAAATCACGGCTCAACCGAGCCCGTCGCAAGGTGCGCGAGGCCCTGGGCGGCGTCAACCCATTGAAGGAGGACATCGATGGATGA